The proteins below come from a single Rosa rugosa chromosome 2, drRosRugo1.1, whole genome shotgun sequence genomic window:
- the LOC133728767 gene encoding uncharacterized protein LOC133728767 — MKYVLVTGGVVSGLGKGVTASSIGLLLQACGLRVTSIKIDPYLNTDAGTMSPFEHGEVFVLDDGGEVDLDLGNYERFLDLTLTRDNNITTGKIYQSVIDKERKGDYLGKTVQVVPHITDAIQEWIERVAMVPVDGKEGPADVCVIELGGTIGDIESMPFIEALGQFSYRVGPGNFCLVHVSLVPVLNVVGEQKTKPTQHSVRVLRGQGLTPNILACRSTKPLEENVKAKLAQFCHVPAENIVTLYDVPNIWHIPLLLRDQKAHEAILKGLNLQRVAREPNLKEWTTRTEISSNLHDSVRIAMVGKYTGLSDAYLSVLKALLHASVACRRKLVVDWVAAGDLEDVTAKEAPEVHKAAWDLLKGADGVLVPGGFGDRGVQGKILAAKYARENKVPFLGICLGMQIAVIEFARSVLGMLDANSTEFDPETTSPCVVFMPEGSKTHMGGTMRLGSRRTYFTVTDCKSAKLYGDVAFVDERHRHRYEVNPDMILQFESAGLSFVGRDETGRRMEIIELPAHPYFVGVQFHPEFKSRPGKPSALFLGLIAACRRSDTILQNNGHQIKPVANGTSNGRFTVKSHQNGHAFKSSNGCLNGVYSNGNGVHL, encoded by the exons ATCCTTACTTGAACACTGATGCTGGGACAATGTCTCCTTTTGAGCATGGGGAGGTGTTCGTATTAGACGATGGCGGTGAG GTTGACCTTGACCTCGGAAATTATGAGCGGTTTCTGGATCTCACTTTGACCCGTGACAACAATATCACAACTGGAAAAATTTATCAG TCTGTTATTGACAAGGAGAGAAAGGGAGACTATCTTGGAAAGACTGTCCAG GTTGTTCCTCACATTACGGATGCCATCCAAGAGTGGATAGAACGTGTGGCAATGGTACCTGTGGACGGGAAAGAAGGTCCAGCTGATGTATGTGTCATCGAATTGGGTGGAACTATAG GGGATATTGAATCAATGCCCTTTATTGAGGCCCTTGGCCAATTTTCTTATCGTGTTG GTCCCGGAAATTTCTGCTTGGTTCATGTCAGCCTTGTGCCTGTTCTGAATGTTGTCGGTGAGCAG AAAACAAAGCCTACACAGCATAGTGTTCGGGTACTTAGAGGACAGGGTTTGACACCTAATATTCTAGCTTGTAGGAGTACAAAG CCACTTGAGGAGAATGTGAAGGCAAAACTTGCTCAATTTTGCCACGTACCG GCAGAAAATATTGTCACTCTTTATGATGTTCCAAACATCTGGCACATCCCATTGCTTTTAAGA GATCAAAAGGCACATGAAGCAATCTTGAAAGGATTAAACCTTCAGAG GGTTGCTAGAGAGCCAAATTTGAAGGAATGGACAACCAGGACAGAAATTTCCTCAAATTTACATGATTCT GTCAGAATTGCAATGGTTGGAAAATACACCGGTCTTTCAGATGCTTACCTCTCTGTTCTAAAG GCTCTTCTACATGCTTCTGTTGCTTGCCGTCGGAAACTTGTTGTAGATTGGGTTGCAGCAGGTGACCTTGAAGATGTTACTGCTAAAGAG GCTCCTGAGGTTCATAAGGCTGCATGGGATCTTTTGAAG GGCGCTGATGGTGTTCTAGTTCCAGGAGGATTTGGTGATAGAGGAGTGCAAGGGAAAATTCTTGCGGCAAAGTATGCTCGTGAAAACAAAGTTCCATTCCTGGGCATTTGCCTGGGAATGCAAATTGCTGTTATTGAGTTTGCACGATCTGTTCTTGGTATGCTTGATGCTAACAGCACGGAGTTTGATCCTGAAACTACAAGTCCTTGTGTCGTATTTATGCCAGAG GGTTCAAAAACACATATGGGAGGCACTATGCGTCTGGGATCAAGGAGGACCTACTTCACGGTTACTGACTGCAAATCTGCAAAATT GTATGGAGATGTGGCGTTTGTTGATGAACGACATCGACATAGATATGAG GTCAATCCTGATATGATATTGCAATTCGAAAGTGCTGGCTTATCATTTGTTGGCAGAGATGAAACTGGTCGGCGCATGGAG ATTATTGAGCTGCCTGCCCATCCGTACTTTGTTGGTGTTCAGTTCCATCCCGAATTTAAGTCAAGGCCAGGCAAACCTTCTGCTCTGTTCTTAG GACTAATAGCAGCATGCAGGCGTTCAGATACAATCCTACAAAACAATGGCCATCAGATAAAGCCCGTTGCAAATGGGACTAGTAATGGACGCTTCACAGTGAAATCCCACCAGAATGGACATGCATTTAAGTCATCAAATGGGTGTCTAAATGGTGTGTATAGCAATGGTAATGGCGTGCACTTGTAA